From Micromonospora rifamycinica, a single genomic window includes:
- a CDS encoding Uma2 family endonuclease, which produces MTAAPILPERHEWTVDDLGDLPKDLPYELINGRLIVPSPTALHQELCVELLLTLRVNCPSDHLVSFDLSMRVDRRNEPRPDVVAIHRRHAGRSPVPVEDALLAVEVVSPTSTFRDMYDKAKVYAHAGVRSYWVVDPLQERITLTEYALGPGGRDYEQITHTEDLFVTESPWKVSVDLPALTARRNDLVAPDGQ; this is translated from the coding sequence ATGACCGCGGCCCCGATCCTGCCCGAACGGCACGAGTGGACGGTCGACGACCTCGGCGACCTGCCGAAGGACCTTCCGTACGAACTGATCAACGGAAGGTTGATCGTGCCGTCCCCCACTGCCCTGCATCAAGAGCTGTGCGTCGAGCTACTGCTCACGCTCCGCGTCAACTGCCCGTCGGATCACCTGGTGAGCTTCGACCTGTCGATGCGGGTCGACCGCCGCAACGAGCCACGGCCCGACGTGGTGGCGATCCACCGCCGGCACGCCGGCCGGTCGCCCGTCCCCGTCGAGGACGCCCTGCTCGCCGTGGAGGTGGTGTCACCGACCTCCACCTTCCGCGACATGTACGACAAGGCGAAGGTCTACGCGCACGCCGGAGTCCGCTCGTACTGGGTGGTCGACCCGCTCCAGGAGCGGATCACGCTGACCGAGTACGCGCTCGGCCCCGGTGGCCGCGACTACGAGCAGATCACCCACACCGAGGACCTGTTCGTCACCGAGTCGCCGTGGAAGGTCTCGGTCGACCTGCCGGCACTGACCGCCCGGAGGAACGACCTGGTCGCCCCCGACGGGCAGTGA
- the ffh gene encoding signal recognition particle protein, with protein sequence MFDTLSDRLSGIFTKLRGKGRLTDADIDATAREIRLALLEADVALPVVKGFIANVKERARGAEVSQALNPAQQIVKIVNEELVNVLGGEGRRLQFAKQPPTVIMLAGLQGSGKTTLAGKLARWLKAQGHQPLLVAADLQRPNAVGQLQVLGGRAGVEVYAPEPGNGTGDPVQVARASIEHAKRAARDIVIVDTAGRLGIDADMMRQAADIRDAVDPDEVIFVIDAMVGQDAVRTAEAFRDGVGITGVVLSKLDGDARGGAALSVRQVTGQPILFASTGEKLEDFDVFHPDRMASRILGMGDVLTLIEQAEQAFDTDQKEKMTAKLMGGEQFTLEDFLDQLIAVRRMGPIANVLAMMPGMGQMKDQLAELDDKHFDRVTAIIRSMTPAERTNPKIINGSRRARIAGGSGVTVMDVNQLLNRFADAQKMMKQMGGMMGLPGGGRRKATKSPKNKRKGTKGGNRPRSGAGLPGGFPGGMPQLPPGMDPGDLAGGQGLPPGFKLPKIDFNKLGKGDNRPR encoded by the coding sequence GTGTTTGACACCTTGAGTGACCGCCTGTCCGGAATCTTCACCAAGCTCCGTGGCAAGGGTCGGCTCACCGACGCCGACATCGACGCCACCGCGCGCGAGATCCGTCTGGCGCTGCTGGAGGCGGACGTCGCGCTGCCGGTGGTCAAGGGCTTCATCGCGAACGTCAAGGAGCGGGCCCGCGGCGCGGAGGTCTCCCAGGCGCTCAACCCGGCCCAGCAGATCGTCAAGATCGTCAACGAAGAGCTGGTCAACGTGCTCGGCGGCGAGGGGCGACGGCTCCAGTTCGCCAAGCAGCCGCCCACGGTGATCATGCTGGCCGGTCTCCAGGGCTCCGGCAAGACCACCCTCGCCGGCAAGCTGGCCCGCTGGCTCAAGGCCCAGGGGCACCAGCCGCTGCTGGTCGCCGCAGACCTCCAGCGTCCCAACGCCGTCGGGCAGCTCCAGGTGCTCGGTGGCCGCGCCGGCGTCGAGGTGTACGCCCCGGAGCCCGGCAACGGCACCGGCGATCCGGTGCAGGTCGCCCGCGCCTCGATCGAGCACGCGAAGCGGGCCGCCCGGGACATCGTCATCGTCGACACCGCCGGCCGGCTCGGCATCGACGCCGACATGATGCGGCAGGCCGCCGACATCCGTGACGCGGTCGACCCGGACGAGGTCATCTTCGTCATCGACGCGATGGTGGGCCAGGACGCGGTCCGCACCGCCGAGGCGTTCCGCGACGGCGTCGGCATCACCGGCGTGGTGCTGTCCAAGCTGGACGGCGACGCCCGGGGTGGTGCCGCGCTGTCGGTCCGGCAGGTCACCGGCCAGCCGATCCTGTTCGCCTCGACCGGCGAGAAGCTGGAGGACTTCGACGTCTTCCACCCCGACCGGATGGCCAGCCGGATCCTCGGCATGGGCGACGTCCTCACTCTGATCGAGCAGGCCGAGCAGGCCTTCGACACCGATCAGAAGGAGAAGATGACCGCCAAGCTGATGGGCGGTGAGCAGTTCACCCTGGAGGACTTCCTCGACCAGCTCATCGCGGTGCGGCGGATGGGTCCGATCGCCAACGTGCTGGCCATGATGCCCGGCATGGGGCAGATGAAGGACCAGCTCGCCGAGCTGGACGACAAGCACTTCGACCGGGTCACCGCGATCATCCGGTCGATGACCCCGGCCGAGCGGACCAACCCGAAGATCATCAACGGCTCCCGGCGGGCCCGCATCGCCGGTGGCTCCGGGGTCACCGTGATGGACGTCAACCAGCTGCTCAACCGCTTCGCCGACGCGCAGAAGATGATGAAGCAGATGGGCGGCATGATGGGCCTGCCCGGCGGTGGGCGGCGCAAGGCCACCAAGTCGCCGAAGAACAAGCGCAAGGGCACCAAGGGCGGCAACCGGCCGCGTAGCGGCGCCGGGCTGCCGGGCGGCTTCCCGGGCGGCATGCCGCAGCTCCCGCCGGGGATGGACCCCGGCGACCTGGCCGGTGGTCAGGGCCTGCCGCCGGGCTTCAAGCTGCCGAAGATCGACTTCAACAAGCTCGGCAAGGGCGACAACCGCCCGCGCTGA